GCCGTAGACGAACGTCTTCGTTCCCGGGCCGGGGTCGTACGCGTCGGCGCGAGCCGCGGGGACGACCAGCGCCTTCGCGGACGGCGACTCGTCGGGGTCGAAGCGGGTCGTCGCACCCAGGAGGCTCGCGCCGAACAGGGCGAGCAGCGGCGGCGGGGTCAGCGAGTCGCCCGCGTCGACGCCGACGGTCGCGCCGCCGCGGACGCCGTAGTGGCGCAGGATGTTGCCCGTCTTCCAGGTGTTCGTACAGAACTTCTCGTAGCTGTACGACCCGGCCCGGCTGTCGGTCCGCACCGCGAGGTCGTCGGTGCGCCGCTCGCGAGCGACGAGGTCCCCGATCACGTCCATAGCGGCGCTTCGGACGGTGTCGGCAAAAGGAGTCCGACACGGAGTGGGAGAATCCGTCCGGGCCGGGTCGTCGACGTGCGGTTCCATCGGCCGAGTCGTCGCTCCCGCGACGCTCGGTTCGCGTGTGGGTGTCTCGGTCGTTTCTGGTCGACGTGGTGTGGAAGAAACGGAGCGGAAAGCGGCCGCAGTCGACGGCAAGCGTTGAAATCCCTCGCCGCGCTCGCTAGCAGTTGGATCGACCGCAGTCGACGGCAAGCGTTGAACGCCCTCGACGCGCTCGCTCACGGCTCACTTCGTTCGCCGTTCGCATGTCGAGGCGCTCGCTTCGCTCGCGCCTCGCACTCGCGGTCGCTGAAGCGGGATATCCGCGTTCTCCACACGGCCCGCGCGGATAGTGGCCCGCTCAGACGACCACGCGAACGCGAGCGCGCCTCGCCCGTTCAGTCCGCCAGGGCGACACGGCATCGTGGCCGTCCCGCACAGCACCGCAGACGGCCACACACCTCCCCAGCCGATTCCTTCGCTCGCTGTGCTCGCTCAGTCATCCCTCGCGCGACTGTTTCGAGCGGCCCGCCACGAGGCGGGCACGCTCGACAGCACGCGCCACCGCAACCGCTAACTGCCTCACCGTCTCGAGCGCACCGATGCCGCGAGCGCACGAACGACGACCCGCGGGACGGATGAGTAAGCGTGATTGCGACCCGCTCCGTACTCCCCGTCGTGACACAGTGGGTCGAGAACCCGACGGGCGGGCGCGACCGCGGGGTCGCGGCGCTCGCACGCGCGTGGGCGGAGGTGCTGGTCAGGCCTCGTCGCCTCTTTCGGTCGGGCGTGGCGCCGGGGGACCAGGCGCCCGGGCTGGTGTTCGCCGGGGCGGTCGTCCTCGTCGAGGAACTGACACGCGTCGCGACCGGAGCGGCCGCCTATCCGGTGTTGAGCGGACAGCCGGTGCTCTCGACGCTCCTCTTTCTGGCGCTCGCGGTCGTGCTCGTCGCGCCGGCGTCGTTACACCTCACCGCCGCGCTGCAGACGGTGATCCTCATCGCGGCGGCGCCGAACCGTGCGGGCGTCAGCGAGACGGTGCAGGTCATCGCCTACGCCGCGGCGCCGTGCGTGTTCGCCGGGCTCCCGTTCCCGGGCGTCCGCGTCGCCGCGACCGCCTACGCGAGCGTCTTGCTGGCTGTCGGGGTCAGCGACGTCCACGACGTCGCGTTGCCGAAGGCCGCCGTCCTGACGGCCGTCCCCGCGGCGCTCGTCTTCGGCTACGGCTTCCGCGGGTTCGCCGCGCTCTCCGAACTGACCGGACTCACCTGGGCCGACGTGGCCGCGAGTCTCGCCTGAATCGATCGCGAGCGCCACCGCGCGCGGTGGCCGCTCCGCCCCACCGACCACGGTCGTTTAAGCGCGCGCCGACCGGATCGCGGATATGTTCACGCTCGACCTGGAGGAGTTCACGTTCGAACTGAAAGAGGGAGCGATCAAGCACGTCGGCCCATCGAACACGTCGGCGACGGCGAAACTGTACGACGTGGAAGGGGTGGAGGTGCGGGAGTTCGGTGACGAGCGCGTCAAACTCGCCTTCGAGGACGACGAGGGCAACGAGGTGGAGGTCGCGCTGTTCCCCGAGGCGGCCGCGGAGGTCGCCCGCGGGATCGAGGCGCTCGAAGACGACAGCCGCGTGTTCGAGTGAGTAGAACGGCCCGAAACGGACTATAGCGACTTCTGAGGGCGTTTCGGTCCCGAACTAGGGCGAAAATCCGGGCCGGCGAGTGACGGACGCGTTTCGACAACCGTTTTAGGCCCGGGGCATTTCTACCTGCCAATGGGTTCGTGTATCATCTGCGGGAAGTCTGTCGACGGTCGCATCTGCGACCTTCACGAGGAAGACGTCGTCTTCGAGTTCCGCGGGAACCAGCCCGACCAGCTGTCGGTCAACCGCTACTACCGCGGAACCGTGGACGGGTACGCCGAGTTCGGCGTGTTCGTCGACATCGGCGACAGCGTCACTGGACTGCTCCACCGGAGCGAACTCGACCGACGACTGGAGAGTCTCGACTGGGAGTCCGGCGACACCGTCTTCGTGCAGGTACAGCAGGTGCGAGACAACGGGAACGTGGATCTCGGCTGGTCGATCCGCCAGGCCGAAGAGGAGTTCCGCGGGACCCTCGTCGACGACCCCGACCAGGGCGCACCGTATCTCAAAGAGGACGAATCGGGAAATGAGGACGCGGCAGCCGACGACGGTTCGGCTGCCGACGCGTCCGGCGACAGCGAGGAAACCGACGCGGCCGAGGAAATCGACGAGGCCGACGCAGCAGCTACCGACGACACGGACGTGACGACCGAGAGCGACGAGAGCGACCAAGGGGTCGAGCCGACCTCGACCGCCGACGCCGCCGCGACCGAGGCGGACGCGGGGCCGAGTGAGGGCGGGGCGGCCGCGGCCAGTGGTGGCGCCGCCGCTGCGGTCGCCGAGGAGGAGACGGACGAGAGAACGGACGAAGCGACGGAGCCGGGTCACGTCGCCATC
This DNA window, taken from Halosimplex litoreum, encodes the following:
- a CDS encoding YIP1 family protein, coding for MTQWVENPTGGRDRGVAALARAWAEVLVRPRRLFRSGVAPGDQAPGLVFAGAVVLVEELTRVATGAAAYPVLSGQPVLSTLLFLALAVVLVAPASLHLTAALQTVILIAAAPNRAGVSETVQVIAYAAAPCVFAGLPFPGVRVAATAYASVLLAVGVSDVHDVALPKAAVLTAVPAALVFGYGFRGFAALSELTGLTWADVAASLA